Within Chelatococcus sp. HY11, the genomic segment ATCCAGCGAAAGACACTAGACTTTGGGGCGCCTAGAACCTCCGCGATGTCGCGATAGCTCTTGAGCGAACCATTCGCGTTGATGTGCCTGCGCGCGTGGATGTAGGCCTTCAGTACGTCACGCAGGCCTCGCGCTTTAAGGGGCTGCCCGTGCCTGAGATTAGCTTCGGCCGCCAACCATCTGGCCTGCCGCCGCGTCGTCCTGATAACGTAGGCCTCAATTTCCTGCCTACCATCCATCTGATGGACATTATACCGGTGATGGCCATCGATGATGGCAAGCGAGGTCTCAAAGCCGCCATGTTCCTCGTGGGCTTCAAGTGCCGCAATTACAATTGGGTCCAACCGTGTGCCCGATCGCAGGACTCCTGCCAGCCGCGTCAGGTTGCGCGAGTCAAGGCCATCCCTGATCTGAAACACGGGGTCGCGTCGGATATCCCCGAGCGGCACGCTGTAGGGTCCCAGCGGCTGCTCCCGTTCGGCCCCAGCAAGGTCCTTCCTGAGCCGCTCCCACTTGAACGTCGTTGCGCTTGGGTGCTTCCGTGAGCTGAAGATGCCGCCTGCTCCCTCGTCATCAACGCCCGACCTCTTCTTTCTCATTCCAGTCCCTTCAGCGCCTCATGCAAGGCGTTCACTTCATCCTGCTGCTTCTGCCTGTCCCGCTCTTCCAGCTTCGCGAGATGGATGCCAGCGCCCCCGAATGCCTCAGCCAGCCACTGCCCGATGATCACAGCCGCTTTCGGTGCGAGGTCCTTGTAAACCCGCTTTGTCTTACCGGTCTTGTGATCGTACCACTCGCCCGCATTGACCTCGGCCAGTCCCCGCACACGCCGCACCAGTTGCATCCTGAAGCCTGCATCGCTGGGGAACCGGTGAGGCTGGTCCTGCTGCATCATGAACATCGCGAGCACCGTATGGATCACCTCGCGCGGCTCCAGGGGTTCCCCGAGGGTGACGATGGCATGGGCCGCGATCCGCTCATACCGGACCATAGGCTGTCCCCGCTGATAGGCGGCTAGAACACCCCGCGCGTGACTTTGGAGGGCCTCCCAGCGTTCCTCAAGCTGCGCCCATAGGGGGCTGCTCTTGTTCTTCTCCACCCGCCTCACGACCTGCCTGAGATAAGGCGCGAGCTGGGCCTTGGTGACTGCCTCCTGATCGACCGCGCCATGACGCCGCAACCGTGCGCGATGGGTGGTGCAATATGGGCTGTATCGGGAGGTGGTCTGCGAGGAGCAACCGGGTGCTCGACAAAGGCGACTCATGCAAAGCTCAATATCTGCGGCCCTGCCTAGCCAGACAGAGACGGAAATGAATAGCGGGTGCAGGTGGTGATGGCCAGAGCGCGCCGTTTGATGAGTCGGAGACGGTGCTGCGATTAGGGTAAGGCCTATGAGCCAGGAGGGCTACGCATTAAGCTTGGCCTCGCCTAAGGGGGAAGGGGAAGCTTATGTGTGACAAGGACACGCTACCGCAACACCCGACGGAAGTCGCCGATGAAGTGGCATATAGGACAGCTCGCGCCACGGTTGGGGTAGTCCCATTCGCCGGTACGTTCCTCCAAGAGCTGATGGACGTTGCCATTGGTTCTCCACTCGAGAAGCGGCGTACGGATTGGTTTAGATCACTTGCAGCCGAAGTGGCACGGCTTCGGGAGCAATCGGAGAGCTTCGATCCGCATCTTCTCGCGGGCAAACCAGAGTTTGTTAGCGCAGTCTACGAAGCTACGACGATAGCCATGAAGACCCACCACGAGGAGAAGCTAGCGGCTCTTCGAAATGCCGTGCTGAATGTAGGACTTGGCGCCGGTCCTAGCGAATTATTTCGCGGCCAGTTTATGCATTATCTGGACCGATTTTCCGTGTCCCACATAATGATGCTTCGAGCGCTGCATTCACCCGACAGCTATGGAACGATGGCAGAGGTCACCATGAATTTTCAAGGAAAGCGGGAGGACGGGAACCTACAGCGTGCGCTTGCGGCTACATTCCCAGAACTAAGCGAGGCAGGACTACTCTCCCAAGTTTTTAGCCAACTTCGAGACGAAGGTTTAGTCAGCATCAACATGGGCAACACCAATGTTGGGATGCGGTCGGGCTTAACAGGACTTGGCGAGGCGTTCCTTGAGTTCATTTCGGGACAGGACTTCTCTGACGCCTGATGTCCTCCGTCGCGACACGGAGGAGTGGCAATCGTTCAGCTCCTCGCCACCACGAACAGTAGCTACGAATGGACGTAACTACAACAGAGTGCTACAGAGAACGAATGGGGCGTAACGTAACTAGCTGTTTTTAAATGAGTTTACCTGGCTGATAGCCAGTCCTTTCCTGGGCACCATGATCTCTTGAACGCCTTGCGCAGCAAGAACTTCAAGGCACGTAAGGGTTTCTGTCTCTCGCCCTGGTACACAGGAGAGGCACACATGGTCATCGCGATGTCGCAGCCCTGGAAGCACCCGGACACCGGCGTGTTGTATTTCCGTGGCCGCGTTTCCGCTGAGCTCATCGAGACGTTGAAGAACCAAAAACTCACCGTTCGTGTGGGCGATACCTACCGCACGTTCACCGTTGCGGCCATGGGCGTTAACGTAACTCGCAGAAACACCCATCCTGCTTCTCCAAGCAGGCTTTAGCTTTCCAACGCCTCGTTGGTACACTGGTAAAGTAAGGACGGGACTTGGCACGTAGCAGGTTGGTTCCTGGGTATGCCGGACACATCGTAACGCCCTGGGATAAGGCCGCGGATCAAAACGGGTATCAGCTTCCCCAGCTCCTCACCGGAGTTAACCATCATGAAACGCCGGAATTTCCTCAAAGCATCCGCGTTAGTGCCTGTCTCCGTCGGTGCGGCGGCGATCTCGCCGGTTCTTGCCCAGACACCAACACCGCTGGAAGCGATGACCACGCAGGTCAGCGACAGTCTGTTCGCCTCCGACGGCCTCGCCGTCCCGGTCCCCGACAAGCCGGTGCCCTCGCGATTCGCTGCCGGGCTCGACCGCACGCTGGTGCTCGGTGGCGGCGGTGAATACTACGTCGCATGGTATTGTGGTTTCTTCCACGGCCTGCTCGAACTCGGCGTCGATCCGGCGGCCCTCGCCGAGATGGTGGTGGGCACCTCGGCCGGTTCCTATGCCGGCTCTTCGCTCACGTCCGGGCATTTCCTGCGAATGCGCAGCGAGATCGAGTTCTTCGGGCAGTTTCCAAGCCTGTTCGCCAAGCTCGCGCCGCTCTCCGCCCCCAATGCCAGCCAGAAGCGCGCGCAAGAGATCAACTTCAAGGTCACCAGCGGTGATGCCGCTTCGATCCGCGCCATCGGCCATGCGGCGCTGGCGGCGGACAACCACGTCAATGGCGGGGCCGTCGAGCGGTTAGCGTGGCTTCTGACGGGAGACAGCCGCACCGACTGGCCGGTCGCCAAGATGTTCACCACCGCCAATGATTGCTACACCGGCGAACGTCTGGTGGTGCATCAGGATGTGGCCCGCAAGAATGGCATTCCGCTCGCCCATGCCGCCGCCGCCAGTTCCTCGCTGCCTGGGGTTATGGGACCGACGCTGCTGGGGCAGCGCTATTGCATGGATGGCGGCATCTCCAAGACCTGGGCGCACACCGATCTGGTTGCCGGCTCGAAGCGCGCGCTCATCATCACCCTGACCAATGGCTATGAGGGCAGCCTGCTCACCGGCATTCCTCACGATATCCATAAGGAAATAGCGACGCTGGAGGCGACCGGCACCAAAGCGATGCTGATCATCGCCGGCACGCCACCGGGCGTGAACCTGCTCGATCCCGGCCAGATCGCTCCCGCGATCAAGGCAGGTTATGAGCGCGCCAAGATCGAGGCGCCGAAGATCAAGGACTTCTGGGCCTAGCCGCGGTTATTTCGGATTTTTGTGTTCCTCTGACGCGCTTCGATCCTGAATTCGGTAGGCGGGCGGATGGCGTGTCGATCGCTGGCAATGCCAAAATACGCCATGGCGCCCCCGCAATGCCCATGCCGGGTGCCTCTCGACCGGTTGCCACGCGGGCGTCAGCGCACCATGAAGCCGATGGCCACCGCATTGGCGATGTCGATGAAGAAGGCGGAGACGAGCGGCAGGATGATGAAGGCGATGGGGGCCGCGCCATGCACCTTCGTCACCGCGGTCATATTGGCGATGGCGGTGGGTGTCGCGCCGAGGGAAATACCGCTGAACCCGGCCGAAACCACGGCCGCGTCGTAGTCGCGGCCCATGGCGGGGAAGACCACGAACAGGATGTAGGCTACCGCCGCAACGGTCTGCACGCCGAGCACGAGAAGCAGGGCCGGGCCGAGATCACCGAGCGTCCATAGCTGCATGCTCATCAGCGACATGGCGAGGAAGACGCTCAGCGACAGGTCGGAGACGAGCGACAACGCCTTTGTCCGCGTAGGCCAGAGCAGCCCGCGGAAGACGTAAGGGATGGTGTTGGTCATGACGATCGCGACCATCAGGCAGGCGACGAAGAGCGGAAGATTGATGCCGAGTTCTTCCAACAGCTCATCCACGGTGAAGCCGATCAGAATGGCGATGTTGAGCACCAGGATAGTCCGCAGCAGGCTCACAGCGCTCACGTCATTCCGCACGTGCCCGTCAGGGTCATCCGGCAGGCCAACGATAGGGGCCTTCTCGAGGGGACCGCTCAGGCCATAGCGCGCTATGAGCAGGCGCGCGACGGGGCCGCCCACCAGGCTCGCGATGACAAGGCCGAGCGTGGCGCTGGCAATGCCGACCTCCAGCGCCTGGGGTATCCCGAAACGCTGCTCGATGATCGGCGCCCAGGCGATCGTCGTGCCATGGCCACCGATCAGGGAGGCCGAGCCCAGAAACGCCGCGAGCCCGTCCGGCAGGCCAAGCAGGGCGACGCTGCCGACCGCGATGATGTTCTGCAGGACGAGAAAAACGATGGTGATCGCCAGCAGGATGGCGAGTCGACGCCCGCCCGCCATGAGGTCCGACAGGCGGGCGTTCAGCCCGATCCCCGTGAAGAAATAGAGGAGCAGCATGTCGCGCGCCTCGAGATCGAAGGTAACCGCGGTATCGAAGAGATGGTAGGCCGCGAGCGTCACGACCGCGGCTATGAGGCCGCCGGTGACCGCCTCTGGAATATTCCAGCGTCGCAGCGGCTCAACCACCCGATTGAGCCCCGCTCCGGTAAAGTACACCAAGATGGCGATAGTGAAGGACAGTAGTCCCGGAACGGCGATCGTTGTCATGTCCGCTCTTAGAGCAAAGGACACGATGCCAGGCAACTGTTGGTTGCGACTTCATTGGCTCGCCCCAGGCAAGGGGCAAGGCGTCAGAATGAGGCGATCCGTAGACCACGATCGATAGTGGCGACAAGCGATGAGGCGGCGCCGGGAAGCGCCACCCTGAGGATGTCGCGTTCGAACGGCAAATCCAGGCGCATGTCAGAATCCGGCCATCACCAAAGCCTCAATTTCGGCATTGGGGTCGACGCCCGTAACACGTATATCCTCTATCGGCACATCCGACCCGCGAAAGCCGGAGTCATGCTCCGCCAGCTCTGCCAAGCCGACATCCCGCACAGTGCGAACCCCGTATATCGACTGCTCGTCGGCGGGTGGAACGTAGGAGGGCGTGAATTGCTTGAAGCTGGAACTCGACCAAGCCTCGTTGAACTTGTGCTGATCATTCAACCAGACCTGCCGGGGATTGTCATCGGTTCCAACCCAGTATTTCTTTGTCATCCGGTCCTGGTAGAGATTGTAGCCGTCGTCACCATGTCTTATTTCCTTGTAACGCCAATCCCTCAAACCTGCGCTACCTCTTATAGCTGCCGCACCAGCTTTCTCAAGAACATTAGCCATAGACGCACTCCACTATATTTCAATATCACTCGGCAAAATTTGCTGAGATCACCGCGAAGCGATGACTTTTTGCCGAGGCTCGTATCTGATCGAGGTTGATTTTTTCTACCCCAGTTCTTCAATACATAGATGGATAAATCTGAGCGACGCGAATAGTGCAGACGCGGCTGCATTGCAGGCTTCCGCAAAGAAATAAGGTCAAAAAATAAACGCCTTTGAGTAATAAAATATAATATTCGTTGAATGTTAAAATCGACGGTCGGATTCGCGGACCAAAATGCTCACGCCAGGTAGATTTTTTGGAATATCCAGCGTCAATTCACGCCATACGCATGGCGAATCTGGAAGCGCCACACGGAATAGACATCCTACGGTCAGTGAATGATCACCTGACCGACATATTCGCCCCTCATTGTGAATATATCAACGAACGTCATCCGAAACTTCCTATTCAGGAATAATCGATGCGTCTCATCATAGCACTCGCGGCAGGCACCACCCTGGCGCTCTCCCCGGTCGCTTACGCCCAAGCGCCCTCCACTCAACCGCCCGCCACACAGCCGCCAGCCACCTCGCAACAAGCCCCCCAGGAAGCGCCGCCTATCCGCAGTGTCCGGGTCCTCGACATCGAGGAGCTGCCCGAGGCCACGCGCACCGAAGTCAACAATGCGGCCGCGCAACGGAGCCCCACCGAGCTGCAGCAGTTGCGCGCGTCGATTGATGCCACGCCGGCTATCAAATCCGCCTTGACATCGAAAGGGCGCACGTCGGCTGAGGTCATCGTGGCGAGCTTGAGCAACGACGGCACGCTGACACTGGTGACAAAAAAGGCGAGCTAGGTAGGTTGAGCTCTGGAATGGCTGTGTCGAAAGCACATCGAAAAGTCTTGCTGTTCCTCGCCAAGGCCTTGTCATGCTCAGCCAGTGACAGGCAGGGATGAGCGTCTATGACGGCGAGCTGCGCGATCCGGCTCGTCATCGCCTCCGCGTAGAACTACGTCTCACGGGCCATAGTGCGCAGCGCGATATCGGCACGAGCCCAGCGTGACTTGCCGCAACTGGTGATAGAGATCATTCGTCGCGCCAGCTTCCCACACGAATCTCATCGCGGCGCCGTCGACGACGAGCTTGGCCGCCCAAACCGCTCTTGCGACGTGCGCCGGGATCACCAGCGCACGTCTTTCCCGGAAGTCTTTCCCGGAAGTCGAGCCGTTTCGGATCCATTTGGAAAGCGCCGGGCGGCTTACTCACACGGGCGCTGCTTCAGCATTCCTGATAACGACGACCGCGATAGACATAGGTACGGCAGGTGGGAGTCGTCGCGTTCCCGACAATGGCGCCGCCGACACCGCCGATGGCCGCACCCGCGAGCGCACCGCCCGCACGGCCGGTCGCCAGGCCTCCAACCAGGGCGCCCGCGCCGGCACCGATGGCGGCACCACCGATGGTCCGATCGGTGCGATCGTTGGGGTTACAGGCAACCAAGCCCATTGCAAGCAACCCTATAATAATAAAATTCTTCATTGAAGTTCTCCCACGATATCCGGTCCTTATCGCAGATTGACCG encodes:
- a CDS encoding ParB N-terminal domain-containing protein: MRKKRSGVDDEGAGGIFSSRKHPSATTFKWERLRKDLAGAEREQPLGPYSVPLGDIRRDPVFQIRDGLDSRNLTRLAGVLRSGTRLDPIVIAALEAHEEHGGFETSLAIIDGHHRYNVHQMDGRQEIEAYVIRTTRRQARWLAAEANLRHGQPLKARGLRDVLKAYIHARRHINANGSLKSYRDIAEVLGAPKSSVFRWIREDHRAVAERMANEDAPKPEGGLQALKRRKDALAGARENLSSLFLAFDEATSWADRDELVGLLASALKELQARHEEEDELSARWGQVDDASMDGQDF
- a CDS encoding patatin-like phospholipase family protein: MKRRNFLKASALVPVSVGAAAISPVLAQTPTPLEAMTTQVSDSLFASDGLAVPVPDKPVPSRFAAGLDRTLVLGGGGEYYVAWYCGFFHGLLELGVDPAALAEMVVGTSAGSYAGSSLTSGHFLRMRSEIEFFGQFPSLFAKLAPLSAPNASQKRAQEINFKVTSGDAASIRAIGHAALAADNHVNGGAVERLAWLLTGDSRTDWPVAKMFTTANDCYTGERLVVHQDVARKNGIPLAHAAAASSSLPGVMGPTLLGQRYCMDGGISKTWAHTDLVAGSKRALIITLTNGYEGSLLTGIPHDIHKEIATLEATGTKAMLIIAGTPPGVNLLDPGQIAPAIKAGYERAKIEAPKIKDFWA
- the gltS gene encoding sodium/glutamate symporter, whose product is MTTIAVPGLLSFTIAILVYFTGAGLNRVVEPLRRWNIPEAVTGGLIAAVVTLAAYHLFDTAVTFDLEARDMLLLYFFTGIGLNARLSDLMAGGRRLAILLAITIVFLVLQNIIAVGSVALLGLPDGLAAFLGSASLIGGHGTTIAWAPIIEQRFGIPQALEVGIASATLGLVIASLVGGPVARLLIARYGLSGPLEKAPIVGLPDDPDGHVRNDVSAVSLLRTILVLNIAILIGFTVDELLEELGINLPLFVACLMVAIVMTNTIPYVFRGLLWPTRTKALSLVSDLSLSVFLAMSLMSMQLWTLGDLGPALLLVLGVQTVAAVAYILFVVFPAMGRDYDAAVVSAGFSGISLGATPTAIANMTAVTKVHGAAPIAFIILPLVSAFFIDIANAVAIGFMVR
- a CDS encoding glycine zipper domain-containing protein; translation: MKNFIIIGLLAMGLVACNPNDRTDRTIGGAAIGAGAGALVGGLATGRAGGALAGAAIGGVGGAIVGNATTPTCRTYVYRGRRYQEC